In the genome of Drosophila subpulchrella strain 33 F10 #4 breed RU33 chromosome 2L, RU_Dsub_v1.1 Primary Assembly, whole genome shotgun sequence, one region contains:
- the LOC119546084 gene encoding cytoplasmic tRNA 2-thiolation protein 2 isoform X1: MCSIGEDDFGDEGAAHAMVAESLPSGIVLSPGDCNKCGVTSSELYKLNFRTAECRDCFLAYARHKFRAALGAAKILPRNAEVLLVLDGSAESLVLLDMLHFAQTQNTFKRLHCNARVVYVEDQQVQGRDPVDMDELRNLSTQYEPFEFHVIELGSLPNSLQRIKDYNTLPKETNELGHKLQKLRSLTARQDYLEQQRKNLIASVAQELQCTHVFEPSISVDLATQLLTAIALGRGGSAALDVALLDDRLAGDVKLLRPLKDLNEQEIQFYIHAQRLKPLIQSGTRYGQERGQTASLQNLTSAFVANLQQNYASTVSTVFRTGDKIAVNAHPEQTSCVHCQSSLDSTLSDTLLAIEYSRSVSEAGVGLYKNGEDLEGLAKKRLESQDGLCHACRGIQAELESGKFLVLTSGWSGK, encoded by the exons ATGTGCAGCATCGGCGAAGATGATTTTGGAGACGAGGGAGCCGCCCACGCCATGGTGGCGGAATCCCTGCCATCGGGAATCGTCCTCAGCCCAGGGGACTGCAACAAATGCGGAGTAACCTCCAGCGAACTCTACAAACTCAACTTCCGGACGGCGGAGTGCCGTGACTGTTTTCTGGCATACGCAAGGCACAAGTTCCGGGCAGCGCTGGGTGCAGCCAAGATCCTGCCCAGGAACGCAGAGGTTCTACTAGTGCTGGACGGCTCGGCGGAGTCCCTGGTCCTTCTGGACATGTTACACTTCGCACAAACTCAAAACACGTTCAAAAGGCTTCATTGCAATGCACGTGTGGTCTACGTGGAGGATCAGCAGGTGCAGGGCCGTGATCCAGTGGACATGGATGAGCTCCGAAATCTATCCACACAATATGAACCCTTTGAGTTCCATGTGATTGAGCTGGGGTCCTTGCCCAACTCCCTGCAGAGAATCAAGGACTACAATACTTTGCCCAAAGAAACCAACGAGCTTGGCCACAAACTCCAGAAATTGCGCAGCCTGACAGCTCGCCAGGATTACCTGGAACAGCAGCGCAAGAATCTGATTGCTTCGGTGGCGCAGGAGCTGCAATGCACTCATGTCTTTGAGCCCAGCATAAGTGTGGACTTGGCCACCCAGCTGCTGACTGCGATAGCATTGGGACGTGGCGGCAGTGCCGCATTGGATGTGGCTCTTCTTGACGATCGGCTGGCTGGCGATGTCAAATTGTTGCGACCCCTCAAGGACCTTAACGAGCAGGAAATCCAATTTTATATACATGCTCAGCGACTGAAGCCACTTATCCAGAGTGGCACACGTTATGGCCAGGAGCGTGGACAGACTGCCAGTCTACAGAACCTCACGTCCGCCTTTGTGGCTAACCTGCAGCAAAACTACGCTTCCACCGTTTCAACAGTGTTTCGAACTGGAGACAAAATAGCCGTCAATGCCCATCCGGAGCAGACCTCTTGTGTTCACTGCCAGTCTTCTCTGGATTCCACGCTTTCCGACACTCTGCTGGCCATCGAGTACTCCAGATCCGTTTCAGAGGCAGGTGTGGGCCTTTACAAGAACGGAGAGGACCTCGAGGGTTTGGCCAAGAAGCGACTGGAGTCGCAGGACGGCCTGTGCCACGCCTGCCGCGGTATACAGGCGGAGCTGGAGAGCGGTAAATT CTTGGTGTTGACAAGTGGCTGGAGTGGCAAATGA
- the LOC119546084 gene encoding cytoplasmic tRNA 2-thiolation protein 2 isoform X2: MCSIGEDDFGDEGAAHAMVAESLPSGIVLSPGDCNKCGVTSSELYKLNFRTAECRDCFLAYARHKFRAALGAAKILPRNAEVLLVLDGSAESLVLLDMLHFAQTQNTFKRLHCNARVVYVEDQQVQGRDPVDMDELRNLSTQYEPFEFHVIELGSLPNSLQRIKDYNTLPKETNELGHKLQKLRSLTARQDYLEQQRKNLIASVAQELQCTHVFEPSISVDLATQLLTAIALGRGGSAALDVALLDDRLAGDVKLLRPLKDLNEQEIQFYIHAQRLKPLIQSGTRYGQERGQTASLQNLTSAFVANLQQNYASTVSTVFRTGDKIAVNAHPEQTSCVHCQSSLDSTLSDTLLAIEYSRSVSEAGVGLYKNGEDLEGLAKKRLESQDGLCHACRGIQAELESAWC, encoded by the exons ATGTGCAGCATCGGCGAAGATGATTTTGGAGACGAGGGAGCCGCCCACGCCATGGTGGCGGAATCCCTGCCATCGGGAATCGTCCTCAGCCCAGGGGACTGCAACAAATGCGGAGTAACCTCCAGCGAACTCTACAAACTCAACTTCCGGACGGCGGAGTGCCGTGACTGTTTTCTGGCATACGCAAGGCACAAGTTCCGGGCAGCGCTGGGTGCAGCCAAGATCCTGCCCAGGAACGCAGAGGTTCTACTAGTGCTGGACGGCTCGGCGGAGTCCCTGGTCCTTCTGGACATGTTACACTTCGCACAAACTCAAAACACGTTCAAAAGGCTTCATTGCAATGCACGTGTGGTCTACGTGGAGGATCAGCAGGTGCAGGGCCGTGATCCAGTGGACATGGATGAGCTCCGAAATCTATCCACACAATATGAACCCTTTGAGTTCCATGTGATTGAGCTGGGGTCCTTGCCCAACTCCCTGCAGAGAATCAAGGACTACAATACTTTGCCCAAAGAAACCAACGAGCTTGGCCACAAACTCCAGAAATTGCGCAGCCTGACAGCTCGCCAGGATTACCTGGAACAGCAGCGCAAGAATCTGATTGCTTCGGTGGCGCAGGAGCTGCAATGCACTCATGTCTTTGAGCCCAGCATAAGTGTGGACTTGGCCACCCAGCTGCTGACTGCGATAGCATTGGGACGTGGCGGCAGTGCCGCATTGGATGTGGCTCTTCTTGACGATCGGCTGGCTGGCGATGTCAAATTGTTGCGACCCCTCAAGGACCTTAACGAGCAGGAAATCCAATTTTATATACATGCTCAGCGACTGAAGCCACTTATCCAGAGTGGCACACGTTATGGCCAGGAGCGTGGACAGACTGCCAGTCTACAGAACCTCACGTCCGCCTTTGTGGCTAACCTGCAGCAAAACTACGCTTCCACCGTTTCAACAGTGTTTCGAACTGGAGACAAAATAGCCGTCAATGCCCATCCGGAGCAGACCTCTTGTGTTCACTGCCAGTCTTCTCTGGATTCCACGCTTTCCGACACTCTGCTGGCCATCGAGTACTCCAGATCCGTTTCAGAGGCAGGTGTGGGCCTTTACAAGAACGGAGAGGACCTCGAGGGTTTGGCCAAGAAGCGACTGGAGTCGCAGGACGGCCTGTGCCACGCCTGCCGCGGTATACAGGCGGAGCTGGAGAGCG CTTGGTGTTGA
- the LOC119546085 gene encoding nucleoside diphosphate-linked moiety X motif 19 has protein sequence MGATTRTGAYRPSASLILAAKQDSLEEYDYRLLLIKRTEGTSYALNHCVFPGGVFDPKEYESLEWITYFKSFGVTEEQLKMLSHSQNTPRPEFLSGGEHFSRDIALRLTALRESFEEVGVLICTSQTDFKEWDSKSSHPRTLLLEPAERSEWQHRVHSDASQFLKLCRHLNVIPNLWSLQEWSIWRTAATANRKYDTVYYITALDEQAKDISLLLEPHEVASAHWMSPAEAWTSSQTGAIWLPFMLLYDIARLMNLHSWQELLNFARQRSFRGGTMVQPVYYRCDDCMFGVLPGDELYPREPGACTQTIILSGSVYELNRKAKQYHRYIVYDFHHVVLASNVPPRDGHLPLQPLVNTKLAKL, from the exons ATGGGAGCCACTACACGAACTGGAGCCTACAGACCTTCGGCTAGCCTAATACTGGCTGCCAAACAGGATTCTTTAGAGGAATACGACTATAGA TTACTGTTGATAAAACGAACTGAAGGAACTTCTTATGCTCTAAATCACTGCGTCTTCCCGGGTGGCGTCTTCGATCCCAAAGAGTATGAATCTTTGGAATGGATTACTTATTTTAAATCCTTTGGGGTAACCGAAGAGCAGCTAAAAATGCTTAGTCACAGTCAGAATACTCCCAGGCCTGAATTTCTATCTGGCGGAGAGCACTTTTCAAGGGACATTGCATTGCGACTGACTGCGCTGAGAGAATCTTTCGAGGAGGTTGGCGTCCTGATATGCACTAGTCAGACTGACTTCAAGGAGTGGGATTCCAAATCAAGTCATCCTCGTACACTACTCCTCGAGCCAGCCGAACGCTCTGAGTGGCAGCATCGAGTTCACAGTGATGCCTCACAGTTCCTGAAACTCTGCAGGCATCTTAATGTCATTCCCAACCTGTGGTCTCTCCAGGAATGGTCCATTTGGAGGACAGCAGCCACAGCCAATCGGAAATATGACACTGTATACTATATCACTGCGCTGGATGAACAGGCCAAGGATATTAGTCTTCTGCTGGAACCGCACGAGGTAGCCTCCGCCCATTGGATGAGTCCAGCGGAAGCATGGACAAGCTCACAAACCGGCGCTATTTGGCTGCCATTTATGTTGCTCTATGATATCGCTCGTCTGATGAACTTGCATAGCTGGCAGGAGCTTCTCAACTTTGCCCGCCAACGGAGTTTCCGAGGTGGCACAATGGTGCAGCCTGTTTACTACCGTTGTGATGACTGCATGTTTGGAGTACTTCCAGGAGATGAACTTTATCCCAGGGAACCCGGCGCTTGCACACAAACCATCATCTTGTCGGGATCGGTGTACGAACTTAATAGAAAGGCCAAGCAATACCATCGCTACATAGTCTATGATTTTCACCACGTCGTGCTGGCTTCCAATGTCCCGCCCCGCGATGGTCATTTGCCACTCCAGCCACTTGTCAACACCAAGCTAGCAAAGTTGTAG